A single region of the Oculatellaceae cyanobacterium genome encodes:
- a CDS encoding AAA family ATPase: MTDASLPALIQQMMQPGFYPHHVKEPITLIQTHVSYVLLTGDYVYKLKKPVNFGFLNYSTLELRQHFCHEEIRLNRRTAPDLYLEVLPITQVGEQYQLDSTGEAVEYVLKMLQFPQESLLSNLFEQGQLQEKDIEELARIVARFHAEAKTDEYISKFGEVPQVRAAFDENYQQSEKYIGVAQTQLQFDETQKFTDAFFAEKQELLNSRIKNNFIRECHGDLHLRNICRWQDQIVLFDCIEFNEPFRFADVMYDVAFAVMDLDARGRKDLGNAFLNTYIEQTGDWEGLQVLPLYLSRQAYVRAKVTSFLLDDPAIPQADKDAAAKTAAEYYKLAWEYTQPKQGRLILMSGLSGAGKSTVARQVARLTEGVHIRSDAVRKHLGGVSLKEKGDSDLYTAEMTQKTYGRLLELGVKLASQGFRVILDAKYDRLSLRKDAMTLAQSHQIPLQILHCTAPEEVLRDRLNKRTGDIADATADLLTSQQAAAEAFTEEEQAYVTSLDTTTDWQSQLQQLFG, encoded by the coding sequence ATGACAGATGCTTCTCTCCCCGCTTTAATTCAGCAGATGATGCAACCAGGGTTCTATCCTCATCATGTTAAAGAACCAATTACGCTGATTCAAACTCATGTTTCCTACGTGCTGTTAACTGGGGATTATGTTTATAAGCTCAAAAAACCTGTAAATTTTGGTTTTTTAAACTACTCGACTTTAGAGTTACGCCAACATTTTTGTCATGAAGAAATTAGACTAAATCGACGCACTGCACCGGATTTATATTTAGAGGTTTTACCAATTACTCAAGTAGGTGAACAATATCAACTTGATAGCACAGGTGAAGCTGTAGAATATGTTTTAAAAATGCTTCAGTTTCCTCAAGAATCGCTGTTAAGCAATTTATTTGAGCAAGGACAGCTTCAGGAAAAAGATATTGAGGAATTAGCACGAATTGTTGCAAGATTCCATGCGGAAGCAAAGACAGATGAATACATTAGCAAGTTTGGTGAAGTTCCGCAAGTACGGGCGGCATTTGACGAAAATTATCAGCAAAGTGAAAAATATATCGGTGTTGCACAAACTCAATTGCAATTTGATGAAACGCAAAAATTTACCGATGCTTTCTTTGCTGAAAAGCAAGAGCTTTTAAATAGCAGGATAAAAAATAACTTTATTCGTGAATGTCACGGGGATTTACATCTAAGAAATATTTGTCGCTGGCAAGATCAGATTGTACTGTTCGATTGTATTGAATTTAATGAGCCATTTCGTTTTGCCGATGTCATGTATGATGTCGCCTTTGCTGTGATGGATTTGGATGCGCGAGGACGTAAAGATTTAGGTAATGCTTTTTTAAATACCTACATTGAGCAAACAGGTGATTGGGAAGGTTTGCAAGTGTTACCTTTATACTTAAGTCGTCAGGCTTATGTACGGGCAAAAGTAACTTCTTTCTTATTAGATGATCCTGCTATTCCCCAAGCTGATAAAGATGCTGCTGCTAAAACTGCGGCTGAATACTACAAGTTAGCGTGGGAATATACTCAACCAAAACAAGGACGTTTGATTTTAATGTCGGGACTATCTGGTGCTGGTAAAAGTACGGTAGCACGGCAGGTAGCTCGATTGACTGAGGGAGTTCACATTCGCTCAGATGCAGTAAGGAAACATTTAGGCGGTGTAAGTTTAAAAGAAAAAGGTGACTCAGATCTTTATACTGCGGAAATGACGCAGAAAACTTACGGGCGCTTACTAGAATTGGGTGTTAAGCTTGCAAGTCAAGGTTTTAGGGTGATTTTGGATGCGAAATACGATCGCCTTAGTTTGAGAAAAGATGCCATGACTCTAGCTCAATCTCATCAAATACCACTACAAATCTTACACTGCACCGCGCCAGAGGAAGTATTGCGCGATCGCCTTAATAAACGTACAGGTGATATTGCTGATGCTACAGCCGACTTATTAACTTCACAGCAAGCTGCGGCTGAAGCTTTCACTGAGGAGGAACAAGCCTATGTTACAAGTTTAGATACTACAACAGATTGGCAATCACAATTACAGCAATTATTTGGATAG